Proteins encoded by one window of Swingsia samuiensis:
- a CDS encoding glycosyltransferase family 4 protein encodes MRYLFVHQNFPGQFLHFVRYLHEQGGHEIVFISEANEGNIPGVRRVIYRVPRLPSTATHPHVREFEYGILRAEAVATAAKTLKNLGYEPDIIIGHHGWGELLNLVDVFPTCPILGYYEFFYHTNQNDVGFDPEFPLRPDFTPVIRTKNAINLQALCLERGYGQTPTEFQKSTYPDWAQRKISLLREGVNLDLCKPDAKAHKRNLVINGVKITPKDALITYVARNLEPYRGFHSMMRALPKILDERKDAQVILVGGDKVSYGSPPAKHGSWSNFMLEELKGKLDLDRVHLVGKVAYDDFRALLKRSDVHVYLSYPFVASWSLREAMATGCTIVGSDTASVEEFIHDRSTGRIVPFLQPDKIADTILELLEDRKQARHLGQKARRYAEKELDLQEYLRRYDDLVQNVIEKNSFK; translated from the coding sequence GTGCGTTATCTATTTGTTCATCAGAATTTTCCGGGACAATTTTTACATTTTGTCCGATATTTACACGAGCAAGGTGGACACGAAATTGTTTTCATCTCAGAAGCTAATGAAGGGAATATACCCGGGGTAAGACGTGTTATTTACCGTGTTCCCCGTCTTCCTTCGACCGCGACACATCCTCATGTACGTGAATTTGAATATGGCATTTTGCGTGCAGAAGCTGTGGCTACAGCAGCAAAAACTCTTAAAAATTTAGGTTATGAACCAGATATTATCATCGGCCACCATGGGTGGGGTGAATTATTGAATTTGGTTGATGTGTTTCCGACTTGTCCTATTTTAGGATATTATGAATTCTTTTATCACACCAATCAAAATGATGTTGGGTTTGACCCAGAATTTCCATTGCGGCCAGACTTTACGCCTGTCATCCGCACAAAAAACGCGATTAACCTTCAAGCGCTTTGTTTAGAGCGTGGTTACGGGCAAACCCCTACCGAGTTTCAAAAGTCAACATATCCAGATTGGGCTCAAAGGAAAATTTCTCTTTTGCGAGAAGGAGTTAATCTCGATCTTTGCAAGCCTGATGCTAAGGCGCATAAACGTAATTTGGTAATTAATGGTGTTAAAATCACACCTAAAGATGCTTTGATTACGTATGTTGCGCGTAATCTGGAGCCATATCGTGGCTTCCATAGCATGATGCGTGCTCTACCTAAAATTTTAGATGAAAGAAAAGACGCTCAGGTTATTTTAGTGGGCGGCGATAAAGTAAGCTATGGGTCCCCTCCTGCAAAGCATGGAAGCTGGAGTAATTTCATGCTTGAAGAATTAAAAGGTAAATTGGATTTAGATCGTGTTCATTTGGTGGGTAAAGTCGCATATGATGATTTTAGAGCGCTTTTAAAAAGATCTGATGTGCATGTTTATTTGAGCTATCCTTTTGTCGCTTCGTGGTCCTTGCGTGAAGCTATGGCAACGGGGTGTACGATTGTTGGAAGCGATACAGCATCCGTTGAAGAGTTTATCCATGACCGTTCGACAGGGCGTATAGTTCCGTTTTTACAGCCTGATAAAATCGCAGATACGATTTTGGAACTTCTGGAAGATCGGAAGCAAGCTCGTCATTTGGGGCAAAAAGCTCGACGATATGCTGAAAAAGAACTTGATCTCCAAGAGTATTTAAGAAGATATGATGACCTTGTTCAGAATGTAATTGAGAAGAATTCGTTCAAATAA
- a CDS encoding glycosyltransferase family 2 protein: MTNNQPAPRAFIGFFDDFSNGKISGWALSLYHSEPVTLHLLIDQQEVLQIVCDGERPDVQDNLKLSHNKVGFNAFIPEKFFDGKQHQLSLRFPDRSVLPFTDLDNPENVLPVIPFQGTIRPQYKSFIDGIKQGALRGWVLRSAGPGHDFVGKCTIAITVNGVRLTQSRADRYRGDVAAATGHDPNCGFEVPIPQHLRGNRPHTFNVVALPDKEELNGSPFTTTLADDALESRLVDLLDVIDGLHKQITTLRREVKDLIPQRGHNLGDYDRWARKYYPLLRERTIKKRQLNSSQKTPLVSVLCPTYRPLSSDFIAAINSVVSQTYTNWELIIIDDAGKSKETTDIIKKFTKEDKRIRAIILEKNEGISGATNAGMDAAKGDYVVFFDHDDLLVDVALETMVNAALETGAKLLYSDEDKIDQAGYFLEPNLKPDYNYRYLLGCNYICHITMVETKLMRQIGSLRSKYDGAQDHDFVLRAVEILKPEEIHHVPEILYHWRKTPNSTAVNVSNKTYAIEAGIRCVQDHLDRCKVKSKVSSIRGLTLYGVQWLTRKTPKVTIIIPFKDQVDTTRQCVETLFERTKYKAFDILLVNNWSIEEETLSFIKDIEKHPKVSVLTVEEPFNYSRLNNLAAASTKADYLFFMNNDVFVSHNDWLNIAIGEALAAPDVAAVGAKLLYPNDTIQHAGVAVGPAGIGAHVHRGDPLSEYGYIGRTMLTHDVTAVTAAAMLVKSSVFHEVGGFDEQELTVAYNDVDLCLKIRSAGYRIIFSAEVIAYHHESLSRGSDDRPEHETRFFHETQTMLTRWSNNPLFERDPAYPRYFTVDQQPFFDLIDPEKL, translated from the coding sequence GTGACGAATAATCAACCTGCCCCAAGAGCTTTTATTGGTTTCTTTGACGATTTTTCAAACGGAAAAATTAGTGGGTGGGCACTGAGCCTCTATCATTCGGAGCCGGTTACTCTGCACCTTCTTATCGATCAACAAGAAGTCTTACAGATCGTTTGTGACGGTGAACGGCCAGATGTTCAAGACAACTTAAAACTATCTCATAATAAAGTCGGTTTTAATGCTTTTATTCCTGAAAAGTTTTTCGACGGAAAACAGCATCAACTTTCTCTCCGCTTTCCGGATCGTTCGGTTCTACCGTTTACAGATCTTGATAATCCAGAGAATGTTCTTCCTGTTATTCCCTTCCAAGGAACAATCCGGCCACAATATAAAAGCTTCATAGATGGAATCAAACAAGGAGCCTTAAGAGGCTGGGTTTTACGTTCTGCTGGGCCAGGGCATGATTTTGTCGGTAAGTGTACGATTGCCATAACGGTTAATGGTGTTCGCCTCACTCAAAGCCGTGCTGATCGGTACCGGGGAGATGTCGCCGCTGCAACAGGCCATGATCCAAACTGCGGTTTTGAAGTTCCCATCCCTCAGCACTTACGGGGGAACAGACCTCATACTTTTAATGTTGTTGCTCTCCCTGATAAAGAAGAGCTCAATGGTAGCCCTTTCACGACGACTCTCGCCGATGATGCTTTAGAGAGCCGACTTGTTGATTTGCTTGACGTCATTGATGGCCTTCATAAACAAATCACAACATTACGACGCGAAGTAAAAGACCTCATCCCTCAGCGTGGACATAATCTGGGTGATTATGATCGTTGGGCACGTAAATATTATCCCCTCTTACGTGAACGGACGATTAAAAAGCGCCAACTCAATTCTTCTCAGAAAACCCCTCTCGTTTCTGTTCTCTGCCCTACCTATAGGCCTCTTAGCAGTGATTTTATTGCGGCTATCAACTCTGTTGTTTCTCAAACATATACGAACTGGGAGCTCATCATCATTGATGATGCAGGCAAAAGCAAAGAAACTACAGATATTATCAAAAAATTCACTAAAGAAGACAAACGTATCCGTGCCATTATCTTAGAAAAAAATGAGGGAATTTCAGGCGCAACCAACGCAGGCATGGATGCAGCCAAAGGTGATTATGTTGTCTTCTTCGATCATGATGACCTTCTCGTGGATGTCGCGCTAGAAACAATGGTGAATGCGGCTCTCGAAACCGGCGCTAAGTTGCTGTATTCCGATGAAGATAAAATTGATCAAGCAGGTTACTTTCTCGAGCCCAATTTAAAACCAGACTATAATTATCGTTACCTGCTGGGTTGCAATTATATTTGTCACATTACCATGGTTGAAACAAAGCTTATGCGCCAAATTGGTAGCCTGAGATCTAAATATGATGGTGCTCAAGACCATGATTTTGTGTTGCGTGCTGTTGAAATTCTAAAACCTGAAGAAATCCATCACGTTCCAGAAATTCTCTATCACTGGCGCAAGACACCTAATTCCACTGCCGTAAATGTTTCAAATAAAACATATGCTATTGAAGCCGGTATTCGCTGTGTTCAGGACCATTTAGATCGTTGCAAAGTTAAATCAAAAGTCTCATCCATTCGAGGCTTAACTCTTTACGGCGTGCAATGGCTCACGCGTAAAACGCCTAAAGTAACCATTATTATTCCTTTTAAAGATCAGGTTGATACTACACGCCAATGCGTTGAGACTCTTTTTGAGAGAACCAAATATAAAGCCTTTGATATCTTACTGGTCAATAATTGGTCGATAGAAGAAGAAACTCTTTCCTTTATTAAAGACATTGAAAAGCATCCAAAAGTTTCAGTCCTTACGGTTGAAGAGCCTTTCAATTATTCCCGCCTCAACAACCTAGCCGCCGCTTCTACAAAGGCCGATTATCTCTTCTTTATGAATAACGATGTCTTCGTTTCACATAATGATTGGCTGAATATTGCGATAGGTGAGGCATTAGCAGCCCCAGATGTTGCAGCTGTCGGAGCAAAACTTCTTTATCCGAATGATACAATCCAACACGCAGGCGTAGCCGTTGGCCCCGCAGGTATTGGCGCTCACGTGCATCGGGGAGATCCGTTATCAGAATATGGCTATATTGGTCGTACAATGCTCACGCATGATGTTACAGCCGTCACTGCTGCGGCTATGCTTGTTAAATCTAGTGTCTTTCACGAGGTGGGAGGATTTGACGAACAAGAACTCACCGTTGCCTATAATGACGTCGATCTCTGTTTAAAAATCCGGAGCGCTGGCTATCGAATTATTTTTAGTGCTGAAGTCATCGCCTACCACCATGAAAGCCTTTCCCGTGGTAGCGATGATCGGCCAGAGCACGAAACCCGCTTCTTCCACGAAACACAAACCATGCTCACTCGGTGGAGCAATAACCCTCTCTTCGAGAGAGACCCTGCTTATCCGCGCTACTTCACAGTAGACCAGCAGCCTTTTTTTGACTTGATTGACCCTGAAAAACTTTAA
- the pstC gene encoding phosphate ABC transporter permease subunit PstC, with amino-acid sequence MKHLPAEPLVQKQNKQKWPLADCLFYVLVASCAAIVLSVLGSLVVLLGVGAQQAFHHFGFQFFIKNIWNPVSNQYGAGAPFFGTLVSTFIGVLIALPLAFGTAFWLTDIAPKRISAVVGEAVQLLSAVPSIIFGMWGFFNIVPFMARHVQPFLMHHFRHVPGIKFIIHGAPFGTGLMTAGLVLAVMIAPFMTAIMKDVFNAVPPMLRESAYGLGSTRWDVMWKIVVPWSRTGIIGAIVLGMGRALGETMAVTFVIGNVTDVGWSLFAPRSTVASLIALQFPESPEGSLRLSSLLGLGFILMLLSFVTLSLARFLRGDTK; translated from the coding sequence ATGAAACATCTTCCTGCTGAGCCGCTCGTTCAAAAGCAGAATAAACAAAAATGGCCTCTCGCAGATTGTTTGTTTTATGTTTTAGTTGCTAGCTGCGCAGCTATTGTCTTAAGCGTATTAGGTAGTCTTGTCGTTTTATTGGGTGTGGGGGCTCAACAGGCTTTCCATCATTTTGGGTTTCAGTTTTTCATAAAGAATATCTGGAACCCCGTGTCTAACCAGTACGGTGCTGGAGCTCCGTTTTTTGGTACACTTGTGAGTACATTCATTGGTGTATTAATCGCTCTTCCTCTCGCTTTTGGAACGGCGTTTTGGTTGACAGATATTGCCCCTAAAAGAATATCTGCCGTGGTAGGAGAGGCGGTGCAGCTTTTATCGGCCGTGCCGTCTATTATTTTTGGGATGTGGGGGTTTTTTAACATAGTCCCCTTTATGGCTCGCCATGTTCAGCCTTTTTTGATGCACCATTTTCGACATGTCCCGGGGATTAAATTTATTATTCATGGCGCCCCTTTTGGAACGGGGTTGATGACGGCTGGGCTCGTTCTTGCCGTGATGATTGCTCCCTTTATGACAGCCATCATGAAAGATGTTTTTAATGCCGTTCCCCCCATGTTGCGTGAGAGTGCTTATGGTTTGGGAAGTACGCGATGGGACGTCATGTGGAAAATAGTTGTTCCATGGTCACGAACAGGGATTATTGGCGCTATTGTTTTGGGGATGGGGCGCGCATTAGGTGAAACCATGGCTGTGACCTTCGTCATTGGGAACGTCACGGATGTAGGTTGGTCTTTATTCGCCCCACGGAGCACGGTGGCTTCATTAATCGCCTTGCAATTTCCGGAAAGTCCAGAAGGCTCTCTGCGGTTATCTTCCCTTTTAGGGCTCGGTTTTATTTTGATGCTTCTTTCTTTTGTGACGCTGTCACTGGCTCGTTTTTTGCGAGGTGATACGAAATGA
- the pstA gene encoding phosphate ABC transporter permease PstA: protein MSNGKVYSGWQTDRYGARRRCIDRLVTGLSLIAASCLVLVLASILWTLLSKGLSGLTFAAVSKSMGPPGSGGGFANAIIGSVIQTALALVMATPLGMGCGIYLSEYGSKRNHFALIVRFVSDVLMSVPSILVGLFVYEVWVAPVGHFSAFSGSVALAILAVPIIVRTTEDMLRLVPLALREAGAALGAARWKVTLSICLRSAKAGIVTGVLLALARVSGETAPLLFTSLGNQNWSLNLNKPMASLPMTIYQYAGASYEDWVQLAWAAALFVTLGVLTINIVVRFSARRG, encoded by the coding sequence ATGAGCAATGGGAAGGTTTATAGCGGTTGGCAGACAGATCGATATGGCGCAAGGCGTAGGTGCATAGACCGTTTGGTGACGGGACTGAGCCTTATCGCAGCAAGCTGTCTTGTTTTGGTCTTGGCCTCTATTCTTTGGACTTTGCTTTCTAAGGGATTGTCTGGTTTAACTTTTGCAGCAGTTTCCAAGTCTATGGGGCCTCCCGGTTCAGGAGGAGGTTTTGCGAATGCGATTATAGGAAGCGTGATTCAAACTGCTTTGGCATTAGTTATGGCGACACCTTTAGGGATGGGCTGTGGGATTTATCTGTCAGAGTATGGTTCGAAGAGGAACCATTTTGCTTTAATCGTGCGTTTTGTTTCTGATGTTTTGATGTCGGTACCATCCATTTTGGTTGGATTATTTGTGTATGAGGTTTGGGTTGCGCCGGTAGGCCATTTCTCAGCATTTTCAGGATCGGTTGCGCTGGCAATTTTAGCTGTCCCGATTATCGTCAGAACAACAGAAGATATGTTGCGGTTGGTTCCTCTGGCGTTGAGGGAAGCTGGCGCTGCCTTGGGAGCTGCGCGTTGGAAGGTAACACTTTCTATTTGCTTACGGTCAGCAAAAGCAGGCATCGTGACAGGAGTCTTATTAGCCCTAGCACGTGTGAGTGGAGAGACAGCACCTCTGCTTTTCACATCTTTAGGAAATCAGAATTGGTCTTTAAACCTTAACAAGCCAATGGCGAGCCTTCCGATGACAATTTATCAATATGCTGGTGCCTCTTATGAGGACTGGGTACAGCTGGCGTGGGCCGCCGCATTGTTTGTGACACTGGGTGTTTTAACCATCAATATCGTCGTTCGTTTCTCTGCTCGGCGTGGATAA
- the pstB gene encoding phosphate ABC transporter ATP-binding protein PstB, with the protein MSTVKSQSTLTTQSLNFYYGEHHVLHDINIEFPAQNVTALIGPSGCGKSTLLRIFNRMYDLYPEQRATGEVVFDGRNILDTGLDVNVLRSRIGMVFQKPTPFPMSIYDNIAFGIRLHEKLKKSEMDERVRDALTRVALWSEVQDRLHSPAMGLSGGQQQRLCIARSIATRPEVLLLDEPTSALDPISTARIEELLDELKQDFTIVMVTHNMQQAARSADQVAFFYLGRLIEMDTSDRLFTNPRQQQTQDYITGRFG; encoded by the coding sequence ATGAGTACTGTTAAATCTCAATCTACTCTTACGACGCAGAGTTTGAATTTTTATTATGGAGAGCATCACGTTCTGCATGATATTAATATTGAATTTCCTGCGCAGAATGTAACAGCTTTGATTGGGCCAAGTGGATGCGGAAAGTCTACATTACTGCGAATATTCAACCGTATGTATGATTTATATCCAGAGCAAAGAGCCACAGGAGAAGTCGTCTTTGATGGACGTAATATCCTTGATACTGGATTGGATGTTAATGTGTTGCGTTCTCGGATAGGAATGGTTTTTCAAAAGCCAACGCCATTTCCCATGTCGATTTATGATAATATCGCTTTTGGCATTCGTTTGCATGAAAAGTTAAAAAAATCTGAAATGGATGAGCGAGTGCGAGACGCTCTTACGCGTGTAGCATTATGGAGCGAAGTGCAGGATCGCTTACACTCCCCAGCAATGGGGTTGTCAGGAGGGCAACAGCAAAGATTGTGTATTGCACGTTCTATTGCCACGCGTCCTGAGGTTTTGTTGTTGGATGAACCAACATCTGCACTTGACCCAATCTCAACAGCAAGAATTGAAGAATTGCTGGATGAGCTCAAGCAAGATTTTACGATCGTGATGGTGACGCATAATATGCAGCAGGCTGCAAGAAGTGCGGATCAGGTCGCTTTTTTCTATCTCGGACGTTTAATAGAAATGGATACGTCCGATCGTTTGTTTACCAATCCGCGTCAGCAACAGACCCAAGATTACATCACGGGAAGGTTTGGATAA
- the phoU gene encoding phosphate signaling complex protein PhoU, with product MADKPHIVKSFEQELGQLRSMMAQMGGIVENQVALALAAIADRDEEAASSAYQQDLEVDQLERDVEGLAIRLLALRGPMASDLREIVAALKITGDLERIGDYAASIARKSLRIQTGEGQISLSGLRSMGRLVQDNLRRSIDAMTQRDANRATEVWHADRAVDEYYTALFRELVTYMLEDPRNIRSCTELLFIAKNLERIGDHATNIVERVYYAVTGENLPPFRPRGGIEISDQEWDAR from the coding sequence ATGGCCGATAAACCGCATATTGTGAAAAGTTTTGAGCAGGAATTGGGGCAGTTACGCTCCATGATGGCTCAGATGGGTGGAATTGTTGAAAATCAGGTTGCTTTGGCTTTGGCGGCCATTGCAGACCGTGATGAAGAAGCGGCCAGTTCTGCCTATCAGCAGGATCTGGAAGTTGATCAGCTTGAGCGAGATGTTGAAGGGTTGGCCATACGTCTTCTGGCATTACGTGGTCCGATGGCGAGTGATTTGCGAGAAATTGTCGCAGCTCTTAAAATAACGGGTGATTTGGAGCGGATCGGGGACTATGCGGCTTCCATCGCACGAAAATCTTTGCGCATACAAACAGGAGAGGGGCAGATTTCTCTTTCTGGTTTGAGAAGTATGGGGCGGTTGGTTCAAGATAACTTAAGACGTTCTATTGATGCAATGACACAACGTGACGCTAACCGTGCGACAGAAGTATGGCATGCTGATCGAGCGGTAGATGAATATTATACGGCGTTATTCCGTGAGTTGGTAACGTATATGCTTGAAGATCCGCGGAATATCCGGTCCTGCACAGAGCTTTTGTTTATAGCAAAAAATCTGGAGCGGATTGGTGATCATGCAACGAACATTGTGGAACGTGTTTATTACGCTGTAACGGGCGAAAATTTACCACCTTTCCGGCCAAGAGGTGGGATAGAAATATCTGATCAGGAGTGGGACGCACGGTGA
- a CDS encoding response regulator, protein MMRHNLEQRGYRIETVPDGETALEFLETVRPDAAVLDWMLPGLSGVDLSRRIRNNVELRDLPLILLTARSDEHDTIRALDAGADDYLVKPCSIDTLDARLRALLRRHQSSYDVLSFADITLDPETHRVERAGRLLSLGPTEYKILDLLIRNPRKVFSREDLLLRIWGKNIHVEIRTIDVHIRRLRRAINGKDEIDLVRTVRAAGYALDDAPQVSGD, encoded by the coding sequence ATGATGCGACACAATTTGGAGCAGCGGGGATATCGTATTGAAACAGTACCGGATGGAGAAACTGCGTTAGAGTTTCTTGAGACGGTTCGGCCTGACGCTGCTGTATTAGATTGGATGTTGCCGGGTTTATCTGGTGTGGATTTAAGCCGTCGCATTCGCAATAATGTTGAGTTGCGTGATCTTCCATTGATTTTATTAACAGCGCGTTCTGATGAGCACGATACTATCCGTGCTTTAGACGCGGGGGCTGATGATTATTTGGTTAAGCCTTGCAGCATAGATACATTGGATGCGCGCTTGCGTGCGTTATTGCGTCGTCATCAGTCTTCTTATGACGTGCTGTCATTTGCGGATATAACTTTAGACCCGGAAACCCATCGGGTAGAGCGCGCTGGGCGTCTTTTATCGTTAGGGCCAACAGAATATAAAATTTTGGATCTTTTAATACGGAATCCAAGAAAGGTTTTCTCACGGGAAGATCTGTTGTTAAGGATATGGGGCAAAAATATCCATGTCGAAATAAGAACGATAGATGTTCATATTAGACGTTTACGTAGAGCGATTAACGGTAAAGATGAAATAGACTTGGTGCGTACGGTAAGAGCCGCAGGCTATGCTTTGGACGATGCTCCACAAGTAAGTGGTGATTAA
- a CDS encoding sensor histidine kinase, whose product MMSQRVAGFHHYNGLPLWFNLVLIAMALSGWCAFFVYKYYNRHRAVFPEQTKIEHLITKEHISIDPFPGSILLVDQWGAVLKANQQALAQFGESIHAVMRHPSVRSVLSATLQDKTNYPAEEQNLAYETTFTLDVPVRRTLHVILKKVRGTESAEASVEACVETCVLVSLSDRSEAQAVDRMRMDFVAHASHELRTPLASLSGFIDALHHGEDGMSPMVRKQFLAVMSQQTDRLKRLIDRLLYLSRVQAHEHQKPQKIVEVSDVMASVLDEIVPRFQEKENVLNFRIDDELYIRADEDEMIQVMLNLVENALRYARKGQEDILTVTVFACKATEDEEQWPMIGGLIIGVEDDGKGIEAHHLPRLTERFYRLNEEDRSQQPGTGLGLSIVRHIIDRHEGRLRIKSVPNKGTRCMVWLPPVKGL is encoded by the coding sequence ATGATGAGCCAAAGGGTAGCAGGTTTTCATCATTATAACGGTCTGCCACTTTGGTTTAATCTTGTTCTTATTGCTATGGCACTCAGTGGATGGTGTGCTTTCTTCGTTTACAAATATTATAATCGCCATCGCGCTGTTTTTCCAGAACAGACGAAAATAGAGCACTTAATAACGAAAGAGCATATATCGATTGATCCCTTTCCGGGCAGCATTTTGCTAGTTGATCAGTGGGGGGCTGTTTTAAAGGCTAATCAACAGGCATTGGCGCAGTTTGGGGAGAGCATCCATGCTGTTATGCGTCATCCATCTGTAAGATCTGTGTTGTCTGCTACTCTTCAGGATAAAACAAATTATCCGGCAGAGGAACAGAACTTAGCTTATGAGACAACTTTTACCTTGGATGTTCCTGTTCGACGAACCTTGCATGTTATTTTGAAGAAGGTGCGAGGGACAGAAAGTGCAGAGGCCAGCGTAGAAGCATGTGTAGAGACATGTGTATTAGTATCCCTTTCTGACCGTAGCGAAGCACAGGCCGTTGATCGGATGCGCATGGATTTTGTAGCGCATGCCAGCCACGAGTTGCGAACACCATTGGCCTCATTAAGTGGGTTTATTGATGCTCTTCATCATGGGGAGGATGGCATGTCCCCGATGGTTCGCAAACAGTTTTTGGCAGTCATGTCTCAGCAAACAGATCGGCTTAAACGGTTAATTGATCGTTTGTTGTATCTTTCCCGTGTGCAGGCACATGAACATCAAAAGCCTCAAAAAATTGTTGAAGTGAGTGATGTGATGGCTTCTGTTTTGGATGAAATTGTTCCGCGCTTTCAAGAAAAAGAAAACGTATTAAATTTTAGGATAGATGATGAGCTCTATATCCGTGCTGATGAAGATGAAATGATCCAAGTGATGTTAAACTTGGTTGAAAATGCATTGCGTTATGCTCGAAAAGGACAAGAAGACATATTAACGGTGACTGTTTTTGCCTGCAAAGCAACAGAGGATGAGGAGCAGTGGCCTATGATTGGTGGCCTCATTATTGGGGTGGAAGATGATGGGAAAGGGATAGAAGCGCATCACCTTCCAAGATTAACCGAGAGATTTTATCGTTTAAATGAGGAAGATCGTTCTCAGCAGCCAGGTACGGGCTTAGGGCTGTCCATTGTCCGTCATATTATTGATCGGCATGAGGGGCGTTTAAGGATTAAAAGTGTTCCTAATAAAGGAACACGATGCATGGTGTGGCTCCCCCCTGTGAAGGGTCTGTAA
- a CDS encoding response regulator, with protein MNKTVLLVEDELIVALDLQMTVEEVGLSINGPYGSLIDTERALSHLSLSTLACAILDIQLADGNIFTIANKLRDEGVPIIFHSGNKTDHKLKEQYPNASFLEKPSNEAVLKQILSQYQ; from the coding sequence ATGAATAAAACAGTTCTCCTCGTTGAAGATGAATTGATCGTTGCGCTTGACCTTCAGATGACGGTTGAAGAAGTAGGGTTATCGATCAATGGGCCATATGGATCATTGATCGATACCGAAAGAGCACTCTCTCATCTTTCTCTGAGTACCCTCGCCTGCGCTATACTTGATATCCAATTAGCAGACGGAAATATCTTTACTATTGCCAACAAACTACGGGATGAAGGTGTCCCTATTATATTCCACTCAGGTAATAAAACAGATCATAAGCTAAAAGAACAATACCCTAACGCTAGCTTTCTTGAAAAACCAAGCAATGAAGCTGTGTTGAAACAAATTTTATCTCAATATCAATAA